CCTCTATTAGTCCCACAATTATTGTTCTTTACTATGTTCTATGTaagtacagacatagcccacttacaaccttattatatgtatatatatatgtatgtataagacACTGTTGATTACTGATACATCCCCATAAATacaagttatttaattattgcttAAAAATGAAGTTTATACGAATTCaaggatatattattattattttaaaattctgtgTCAAATAAGAGAAAAATAGAACATGTtaacgtaaatatttaaaattacctgTAACCTTCTTTACAAAATGCTAAAATTGCATTTGGACCCACTATTATACGTCCATCTATTCTGGGAGTTACATGAACACCTAAAAATGGAAACCGTGGGTCTGGTACAGGATAAATATTCGCTTTGGcaatattgcttttattttgttttacatataaatattcaccTCTGAAGGGAATAATCTTGGGTTCCTCAGGGCAGCCAGTTAGAGTGGCAATGGTATCAGAATGGAGTCCACAGCATGTCAGAACATATTTAGCCTGAACAACATCTCCTTTGCTGTTTATTATCATGACAGGGTAATCAGCACTGTCTGTTTCAGTAAATTTACTCACTTCGAAGTTTAAGTATGAATTGCCTcctttttcttcaaaatcattCACGTAAGACCTAGTCACTTCACCCCAGCTCACAATTCCAGTGTGCGGAGACCACAGTGCCTGTACTCCTTTACAATTAGGCTCAACTTCACGCAATTCTTTAGCATCTAATAGAGTCAAATCTTTGACTCCATTTTTGATTCCACGGTcatataaatctaataatCGAGGAACCTCAGATCTGTCAGATGCCACAATCAATTTTCcgcattttgaatattttatgccttttttatctaaatatttgtaagataAATCAAGGCCTCTGACACACAACTTGGCTTTCAGTGTACCTGGTTTATAGTATATACCAGCATGAATAACCCCACTATTATTTCCACTTTGATGATAAGCAAAGCGATCCTCTTTTTCAACTAAAGCTATCTTCAACTGAGGATGTCTATTTACTAGTTCTCTTGCAGAAGCTGATCCTACTATGCCACCACCAATCACAACAATATCatactttttatgtttgtttgtgctGTACCTAAAAAGAacaataacaaacacatatttattctTACTACAGTACAAAGTCTTCTGTCCATATTGCAGTGAGgctataattaatattaaatatacataaataaatggacaacaatCAAAtagttgagtgttgtccatttatgcACTAAGCTTATAGGTATCTCCAATAGGCACAATCACAGAAGCGGGCACAACTCACTCAGAACAGAACCGATATATTTGTACATTCAGATAGAGGGCATGTAGAGACAGAGGTCATCAGCACTTGGATTTTCAtgccttattttatttacagtccTTATCAGTATTAAGTAAAATACTGTAACATCATCAATATCAACGAAAAACGTTCATGGAATCAACAATaacctattataaaatattagtatttacctgtgaaatatgtttttaaaatttgtagatCCACTGAAAGTCAAAAATGAAACCGGCTTCAGCTTGTTAAAAGTAcccattttaatttctaacgACAAAAATTGATCCAACTTAGGTAATACACTTCTTATCAACACATATAGAGAGATGACTTTATGATAGGTgtgttgtttgttattataatttcttgatAATGAACTCACTGCATAACGAtctgtaggtaggtaataaatcaatagtaataatattttaattaatatgctTCAAACATTTCGGAACGTGTGAAATGCAAACGAGTGTAccaaagcaataaataattaaaattaaagttggATAGAAATAGATACTGATAAAACctaaacacacacaaacaaaGTCACACAATACAAGGTGTGCATGACACTGACAAGACAGTGACATAAATAGCATAGACAAATGCAAGAACCTATCACATGCATATCAGACCATCGGTGTAGTCAATCTATTGGTGGTCTTTGACATTGACACTGTTAACTATGGTTGAATTTAGTTTGTGACAGTTTGCTTTGCTTCtaagatttattttgtgaagatTTGCTGTCTGTTGTGTTGATTATTTATGTTGTCCATATTTCTACCATTTACATCATTCgtttattgtaaattgtgAAAACTCCGCATATTGTCTAATGACATAAAAATGGTACAATCTCAGTTCTCCCTTTCTTGGAACTCATATAAAAACAGCATTTGCAATGGATTTACTTCTTTTCAACAGGTAGGTTTGCAGTAACATTTTTGTTGTAGCAATCAATTGAGATACTTGATGTATAcgtgaaatattttgtgtattattctatattaatTTGGCCTCAAGCTAAAGTActgtagtaggtatatatgtatgtccTCATTATGAGCTATTTTCTTGTTGATAAATCAAGAttctttaacaaaatatgtacatatgtaaACCAccaagtaaacaaaaattggCTGTGTTTTTACAAAAGATTTACTCGGACGTCAACCCTTACTACAAATAATACTATACCTCTTAACTCTCAGTTGACAAAGTGTCACCATTTGCTCAGGTCCtttaaggcggaaccacactcCATATGCTACAAGGTAAAGTACTTATAATGACCACTTTCAGAATGGAGAGCTAGTGGATATGACTCTGGCAGCTGATGGCCACTTTGTAAAGGTGCACCAAGTGCTGCTTGCTCTGGCCAGTCCATATCTAAAGGACCTCATCACGTCTGCCCCGTGCCAGCATCCAGTACTGTTTCTTAATGTGagaatgtgtttatttttatgtttatttagtgGCTAAATTGTATTGGTTAGTATTTttaagaacaaagaaaaattgctttaatattatttcaaaattaaagtaattttgcCTGGCACTGGGACACTTGATGgctttatataatagtaatcatcatcatttcagtCTTTTTCTGCCCACTGTTTCCTGTATTGATGTACACCACCCTCCTCTATCCTGTACCTTTGCCTAGTAAGTTGTACATGGATGAGAGAggcatttaataataaatattaataatttcaacagGCTGCCCTCAACAGAGATTTGTGGAAAAAggaaggggaggcctttgcccagcagtgggatacatCAACAGGCtagcaaaaaaattttttctaaatatacctaatttagtTCCAaagttttaatacatatttattatcatttcagAATGTTTCACACAAGAACATGTCACTCATATTGGAGTACATATACACGGGAGAAGTGTTGGTTCCAGTTGAAAATATGACATCGTTTGCTGAGGCCGCAAGAGGACTTCATATTAAGGGTCTAGAAAACCTTGTGCGTGTTTTGTAACCCTGAATAAATACATGACATATATGCATAGCAAGTTATGTTAGTAGTAaggcataaaaacaaaaatactcatacataaaaaatgtactgAAGAacctaatttaattgtttccAACGCTATTATATTgtcattgattttataatattttaattttcagactAACCACAGTTTAAATATCCAAGATAGATCATCATATGTAGAAGAAAAAAACCTCGGCCATGTTACTGGAGTCAAAAGAATTGCTGTACCTACTAGTGATGGAGTGgaagaggtaataaaatattaaaactaatgttTTAGGATTTTAATCTTAATCTATTTATCCCTAGTTAGTAGCCCACATTAATTCGGGGAACTTTTTATATCCTATAAAatactgtatatattttttaaaatggctAATTTTCAAATTGCCAATTCTATCAAAAGCATGTCTcgtaatgttatttaattgagacaatgttatttatatttacttaaattgaagtaaaatatttatttttaggtagcTGTACCAGCAGCAGCAAggaaaatttatgttaaacaAGACTTAGTTAGTAGGTTggtattgattaaattaaatgctaatgtaatcaataatataaatctatatgtatttaccaaaataaaaaaatatatactaatattttataataagctAATGTTGACTGGTTTAACAagatataacaatatttctgtatgttgttaaaatatttttgttttacttaatcatcccaaaatttattttgcctTTGGTACTTATTAAAGCCATGCGCCATTGTTTTGACATTCGTCGACAATCAACACAGTAACGTGTAAAGTTTTGACGTAAATCAACGCACGTCAGTATCAAAACATGTAGAAAACATCTGAGCATGACTGAGCAATTGCATAGCGTGCAGTAATTTTAATTCCTTTCTAATTTTACCTATTTTCGTTCTTTCTTTTCTAATGTGTTgctgctaacactggtgtcagattatattcaagtcCTCAAAAGGCATCTAACACTGTTTTTACGATTACTTACCTACGTCTAGTAAACAAggagtcgcatacacactaatgAACTGAAACTGTATAACCAgattttctcacgatgttttccttcactggaagtcAGTGATggtgaaaattactatacatgagtaaGATTGGTATACACATGAGTTAATTGGTATATATGTCAGTGAGTTGAGAACACACGCGGAGCCCCCTGCGGAGCCGCTGTCGGAGCACGCTGGCGCCCACGACTCTGACGACGACTGCAAGCCTGAAATCTCTGCTAGCACTCCCAAAGATATAAAAGGTAAGTAGCGCGACACAGCTGTGCCGGTGAAGGAAATCtctgttttatcaaaatacataatatagtacCCACGTCATTACaataaacttacaaattatgtaggtagaataaatattgtaatttaacatTGTTATGTGTATTATGCCGGCCCCACACTATCGTTGAACTTGACAAaagccgacgcgaatgcatggacattgtttattatatatgaatgCATTTATTAACCGCAACGAAAAATCATCAATGTATTCCGATTTCCCCAAACTTCGGTGAACTATTCGCGGATAGCGGGAAGCCAGCATAAAGTTAAATTAGTTTCGCAACGTATTTAGTGTTTATCGTATTTCCACATTTTTCTTCccaacatactaatttttagATACAATCTACCTGTTTGCATCTGAAAGTGTTGTACATGAAATCGTCATTAGGATTTCAGAATTAATAAGATGTgcagatttattatataaaatagtaatttaagtTCTGTAATCTGTGAttgtacctttttaaaataaatatataaaaacacaaacaaagATACAGTTAAAAGATATTGTGCGGCCCGCAGCCACAGCGAACCTGCAGTACACGGTGTCGATCCGCGGCGCGCTGCAGGTGCTGCTCAACCGCTACATGTACAACCTGCAGTCGGCGCGCGGCGCGCTGCGGCGCTGGCGCTGCATCGACTACCGCAACCACAAGTGCATGGCCTTCCTAGTCACCAGGGACAACGTCGTCGTCAACAGGTAGAggctattttctatttatttattttgttttgcttaaaaaataaatattttttttatttaaaaaaaagtgtgcAAAAGGTGGACTTTAACGCCGTATTCC
This genomic stretch from Plodia interpunctella isolate USDA-ARS_2022_Savannah chromosome 16, ilPloInte3.2, whole genome shotgun sequence harbors:
- the L2HGDH gene encoding L-2-hydroxyglutarate dehydrogenase, mitochondrial, translating into MGTFNKLKPVSFLTFSGSTNFKNIFHRYSTNKHKKYDIVVIGGGIVGSASARELVNRHPQLKIALVEKEDRFAYHQSGNNSGVIHAGIYYKPGTLKAKLCVRGLDLSYKYLDKKGIKYSKCGKLIVASDRSEVPRLLDLYDRGIKNGVKDLTLLDAKELREVEPNCKGVQALWSPHTGIVSWGEVTRSYVNDFEEKGGNSYLNFEVSKFTETDSADYPVMIINSKGDVVQAKYVLTCCGLHSDTIATLTGCPEEPKIIPFRGEYLYVKQNKSNIAKANIYPVPDPRFPFLGVHVTPRIDGRIIVGPNAILAFCKEGYRWSDFNSHELKEICGFSGFRKMAFKYAGFGLKEMIRSAIIPLQVMQIQKYIQNLTTADVERGPAGVRAQAMSKDGTLIEDFVFDTNPSSGAIGSRVLHCRNAPSPGATSSLAIAEMIADKMKEHFKF
- the LOC128676327 gene encoding uncharacterized protein LOC128676327: MVQSQFSLSWNSYKNSICNGFTSFQQNGELVDMTLAADGHFVKVHQVLLALASPYLKDLITSAPCQHPVLFLNNVSHKNMSLILEYIYTGEVLVPVENMTSFAEAARGLHIKGLENLTNHSLNIQDRSSYVEEKNLGHVTGVKRIAVPTSDGVEEVAVPAAARKIYVKQDLVSSELRTHAEPPAEPLSEHAGAHDSDDDCKPEISASTPKDIKATANLQYTVSIRGALQVLLNRYMYNLQSARGALRRWRCIDYRNHKCMAFLVTRDNVVVNRANLHNHGFHDKKILAKINKKCVFSAIDDVVKNYKERESEESKTIDSDTTMDEGFSAIDSFH